From the Paenibacillus sp. MMS20-IR301 genome, the window AAAAGGGGTGTCCCGCCATTTGCATGGTCAAGGACAACCCCTTTATTTAGCAGATTACTTATTTACCAGCTGATTCAAGTGCAGCTTTGATTGCTTCAACAGCTTTGGCGGAGATTGCCTTCTGGGCATCATTAGCACCGAATGCAGCCGCGCGGTATCCATACTTGTGCAGGCCTTTACCGTTGGATGTGTTCTCGATTTCGTATTTCACGAGCAATTCATCGTCGGTGAGGTTGTATCTTACTTTGCCTTTATCATCAAGGAAGTAAACCACCATAGTAACCGGAACGTTGAATTTGGTAGTAACCATAACATTTACGGATTTGTCAGCACTTGCACCGATGAAGATCCCGTCGAAGTAAGCAGCCTTCTTAGTTTCTACAACTTCAGCCTTACCATAAGCTCTGTCAACGGCAGCTTTAAGTGCATTGCTGCTGCTGGTAGCGCCGGATACGGCATCAACTTCTTGAACGCCTTCTCTTGTACCTGCAGCCATGAAGCCCGCAGTCAGAACCGGAATAGCCTTTTGAACTTCAGCATAGGCAGCCTTACCCAGGTCTACCATGTTCATGCCTACACGGGACAGGGCAACGTTTACGATCTTGCCGTTACGCAGGGTAACTTCAGCTTTGTTGGTACCTTTGTCATAAGCATCACCGAAAGCGGTGAATGTGCCGTCTTTGTAAGCGCCTTGTACTTTGGAAGCATTGGTCAGAGCATCTGCAAGTGCTGCTTTTGCTGCAGCAGATACAGCTTCCTGGCCGGCAACATCAGCAGTGTTCACGCCGTTTGCAAGCAATCCGGCTGTCAGCTGATCCACAAGGGTTTTCTGTGCGTCAGTACGCTTGTCGTCTGCAATAACCTTACCGTCTGTACCGAACAGGCTCATTTTGATTGCAGTGACTTGATCGCCGGCAACATCTACCAGCAGAAGAACTTTGGACTGATTATCTACACCGGCAAATTTGCCGTCGAAGTATTTACCTTCTGGTGCCACCTTCAGAGCTTTCTCGAAAGCTCTTTCTACTGCCTGGTTCCAGCCGTGGCTGCTTTCAGTAGCGCCGGAAATTCCGTCTACCTTTTCATCATAATTAGCGATATAAGAGCCGTTAGCCAGCAATTTAGCAGTCATAGGAGCATTAGCTTTCACAACTTCAGCATAAGCTGTTGCGCCTCTGTCAATCAGGTTGGTGCCAAGTCTGAACAGCTTCACGTCAACCAGCTTGCCGTTACGGATAACAACATCAGCTCTCTCTACGCCTACACTTCTTGCAGTACCGTAGGAAGAATAGAATCCGTCAACATAAGCGGATGTGTTGTTAATGCTGGCATTTTGTTCTGCATCCCAGAATGCGTTGATTGCAGCTTTGGATTCAGCTTCGAAGCCGGCTACCGGCTTAGCAGCAGAACCATTTGCAAGCAGCACTGGAGTGATTGCTGCAATTGCTGCAGTTTGTTCAGCAGTGTATGCCTTCTCGTCTGCGAAATCACCGGTTGCTGTCAGCGGGTACAATTTAACCGCAGTCAGCTTAGTGGCTTCGTAAGTAGCGAACACAGCGTATTTAGCTTCCGGATCTACGCCCATGTGAACGCCGCTGAAGTAGGTTGCATCAGCCGGTTTGTCTTGCAGCGATCTTTCGAACGCTCTGTCCACCGACAATTTCCAGCCGTCGCTTGTGCGGGTTGCGCCGGATACCGCGTCAACTGCTGCTGCCTGATCTCTGGTTTTGCCGAGCAGTCTGTCTTTCATCAGACCGTATGCAACCCATACGCCGCTGTAGTTTTCACGGGCGTTGCGGTCGATAATTTTCGGGCTGGTTCTCAGCAGCTCGATATCGGCAATTTTACCGTCTTTAATTGTTACTTTAGCGCCTTCAGTACCTTTGGAGTAAGCATCGCCATAAGCTACATATACCCCGTCTTGGTATACAGCTTCTTTAACAACAACCGGTTTAGCCGTTGCTGCTGGTTTTGCGGTTGCTACCGGTTTAGCGGTTGCAGCCGGCTTAGCAGATGCCTTCGCGGATGCTGCTGGTGCAGCAGGTGCTGCTGTTGCAGCCGGTTTAGCGGTTGCTTTCGGTGTTGCTGCCGGTTTAGCAGTTGCCTTCGGCGTTGCTGCCGGTTTAGCTGTCGCTTTCGGTGTTGCTGCTGGTTTAGCCGTTGCTTTCGGTGTTGCTGCCGGTTTGGCTGTTGCCGCCGGAGCTTCTTCCGAAGCTGCCGAAACCGCATCGACCTTCAGGTTCAAGGCTGGTGCATTAATCGTGTAGGCCAGTGGAGCAAGCAGCAAGGCTGCGCTTACAGTCAAAGAAATTAGTTTTTTCAAATGCGTATTCTCCTTTAATAGATCCCCAGTAGTATGTAGCCCTTTAATACCGTTCCTTCTGGTCATTTCATCCCTTCTTACAAAGAGTACTCAAGCTCTTCATAAGAGGTCATCCCCCCTCTCCCAATCCTGCGCGGCCCATCCCGTTCTGTGAAAAAGCTGCATCTATTTATACAATCTTTCTAAAGGTGAAACAATTCACATAAAAAGGTGAATAAATTCACATAAAACGATTTTAGGCTGCTAGCGGTAATTTCTGGCTTGATGATATCAAATTTTAAACACTTTTCTCTGTGTATAAAATCACACACCCTATAAGAAACATCACTTTTTTGCGATTTACTTAAAAAGTACAAACAGTTTAACTCTCAAATTCTCCCATTTACTCCGTCTTATACAATTAATGTGATAGATTATATTGTCTTTATTTGCTGATTTGTGATATTTTTAAACGATGTCATGTTCATGGAAAGGAGCTGGCGGTGCACATGAATCAGCCTCTCATAGGCGTTATTCTTGCTCAAATCGGAACACCTGACGCCCCTAACAGTAAGGCGGTCCGCCCGTATCTTAGACGGTTCCTGTCTGACCGCAGAATCATTGATTACCATCCGCTGCTCTGGCAGCCTCTGCTGCACGGCATTATCCTGCGTACCCGGCCCGGCCGGTCAGCGAAGCTGTACCAGGAGATCTGGATGGAGGAGGGCTCGCCGCTGCTTGTCTACTCCAGGAAGCAGCAGGCTTCCCTCCAGCAGCTGCTCGGCAGCCGTTACCAGGTTGAACTTGGCCTTGCCTACAGTAAGCCCGGCATGCCTGAGGCCTTCCGCAGGCTGGAAGCTGCCGGTATCACCAGAATTATTGTTCTTCCGCTGTTCCCGCAGTACTCCTCCACTACAACCGCATCAGTCTATGAAGCTGCAAGCTTCGCCGCCCTGGGCCGGCACAGCAGCTCCGGGCAGGTATCCAAACGGTTTGTTCCGGCACTGCGGTTCATCGAGGCTTATCACGATGCGCCAGGCTATATTGCAGCGATGAAATCACTGCTGCTCCGGCAGATCGGCA encodes:
- a CDS encoding FMN-binding protein — its product is MKKLISLTVSAALLLAPLAYTINAPALNLKVDAVSAASEEAPAATAKPAATPKATAKPAATPKATAKPAATPKATAKPAATPKATAKPAATAAPAAPAASAKASAKPAATAKPVATAKPAATAKPVVVKEAVYQDGVYVAYGDAYSKGTEGAKVTIKDGKIADIELLRTSPKIIDRNARENYSGVWVAYGLMKDRLLGKTRDQAAAVDAVSGATRTSDGWKLSVDRAFERSLQDKPADATYFSGVHMGVDPEAKYAVFATYEATKLTAVKLYPLTATGDFADEKAYTAEQTAAIAAITPVLLANGSAAKPVAGFEAESKAAINAFWDAEQNASINNTSAYVDGFYSSYGTARSVGVERADVVIRNGKLVDVKLFRLGTNLIDRGATAYAEVVKANAPMTAKLLANGSYIANYDEKVDGISGATESSHGWNQAVERAFEKALKVAPEGKYFDGKFAGVDNQSKVLLLVDVAGDQVTAIKMSLFGTDGKVIADDKRTDAQKTLVDQLTAGLLANGVNTADVAGQEAVSAAAKAALADALTNASKVQGAYKDGTFTAFGDAYDKGTNKAEVTLRNGKIVNVALSRVGMNMVDLGKAAYAEVQKAIPVLTAGFMAAGTREGVQEVDAVSGATSSSNALKAAVDRAYGKAEVVETKKAAYFDGIFIGASADKSVNVMVTTKFNVPVTMVVYFLDDKGKVRYNLTDDELLVKYEIENTSNGKGLHKYGYRAAAFGANDAQKAISAKAVEAIKAALESAGK
- the hemH gene encoding ferrochelatase; translated protein: MNQPLIGVILAQIGTPDAPNSKAVRPYLRRFLSDRRIIDYHPLLWQPLLHGIILRTRPGRSAKLYQEIWMEEGSPLLVYSRKQQASLQQLLGSRYQVELGLAYSKPGMPEAFRRLEAAGITRIIVLPLFPQYSSTTTASVYEAASFAALGRHSSSGQVSKRFVPALRFIEAYHDAPGYIAAMKSLLLRQIGKLKEEPDYYILSFHGIPRRYAETGDPYPQQCHETGRLLAEAMGWAPDRWQLTFQSRFGPEKWVGPSTADTLTGLSGRGIRRPLVFSPGLVTDCLETLHELAVEGRELYASGGGTAGNLSVAPCLNDDSEWMAFLSGLVNGTAQGWLQPAEAADGSHLPD